A genomic region of Alistipes megaguti contains the following coding sequences:
- a CDS encoding IS5 family transposase: MIKNTNNSPSLFSNLSDMLNQSHPLYQLADKIDWGKFETAFQPLYCQDNGRPGKPIRLMCGLLILKHLRNLSDESLVEQWSENAYYQYFCGMQEFTPSAPCASSELVHFRKRIGEKGIELIFQESIRVNNDDDDGRHHDTAFIDSTVQEKNITYPTDAKLHKKIVKKVLGIVKKLGLPLRQSYTFVLKKIYRDQRFRNHPKNREKALRADRRLRTIAGRLVRELKRNLKENHDYDKLLRLFETVLSQRRNSRKKIYSIHEPDVQCISKGKEHKKYEFGNKVSIIRSATGIILGAISFRNEYDGHTIESSLAQVERLTGRKIKVLAGDRGYRGRKEINGTKIMIPDVPKKSDSRYQKLKKHKLFCKRAGIEPTIGHLKSDYRLGRNFYKGVVGDAVNVLLAAAAYNFKRAMKALWCMLHKICEILWKNDISQKWAF; the protein is encoded by the coding sequence ATGATTAAAAATACGAATAACAGTCCTTCTTTATTCAGCAACCTATCAGACATGCTGAACCAATCGCACCCGCTTTACCAATTGGCAGACAAAATAGATTGGGGAAAATTTGAAACGGCTTTTCAACCTTTGTATTGTCAGGATAACGGCCGTCCCGGCAAGCCAATCCGTTTAATGTGCGGTTTGCTTATCCTGAAACACCTTCGTAACCTGTCGGATGAGTCTTTGGTAGAGCAATGGAGCGAAAACGCTTATTATCAGTATTTCTGTGGCATGCAGGAGTTTACCCCGTCTGCCCCTTGTGCGTCTTCAGAACTGGTTCATTTCCGCAAACGTATCGGTGAAAAGGGAATTGAACTCATTTTCCAGGAAAGTATCCGTGTGAATAACGACGATGATGATGGCCGTCATCATGATACGGCTTTTATTGATTCCACAGTTCAGGAAAAGAACATCACTTACCCCACGGATGCAAAGTTGCATAAGAAGATCGTGAAGAAAGTTCTTGGCATTGTAAAAAAGCTGGGACTTCCCCTGCGCCAAAGCTACACCTTTGTGCTGAAGAAGATCTATCGTGACCAGCGTTTCCGGAACCATCCCAAAAACAGGGAAAAAGCTCTCAGGGCGGACAGGCGTTTACGTACAATAGCCGGAAGACTTGTCAGGGAACTGAAGCGTAATCTTAAAGAGAATCACGACTATGATAAATTGCTCAGACTCTTTGAAACCGTTCTGTCCCAAAGGCGGAACAGCCGGAAAAAGATTTATTCCATCCATGAGCCGGACGTGCAATGTATCAGCAAGGGTAAAGAACATAAAAAATATGAATTCGGCAACAAGGTGTCCATCATACGTTCTGCCACAGGAATTATTCTTGGAGCCATATCCTTTCGCAATGAATATGACGGTCATACCATCGAGTCTTCCTTGGCGCAGGTAGAACGGTTAACCGGAAGGAAGATTAAAGTGCTGGCTGGTGATAGAGGATACAGAGGCAGGAAGGAAATTAACGGGACGAAGATTATGATTCCCGATGTTCCCAAGAAATCAGACAGCCGTTATCAGAAGCTGAAAAAACATAAACTTTTCTGCAAACGTGCAGGTATAGAACCAACAATAGGTCACTTAAAGTCAGATTACCGATTGGGCCGCAACTTTTATAAAGGTGTGGTCGGGGATGCTGTGAACGTGCTACTGGCGGCAGCAGCCTATAACTTCAAAAGAGCCATGAAAGCTCTTTGGTGCATGCTTCATAAAATCTGCGAGATACTGTGGAAAAACGATATCTCGCAAAAATGGGCTTTTTAA
- a CDS encoding sacsin N-terminal ATP-binding-like domain-containing protein — protein MNTEYIITLRKEYIENHIKQQIREELISENNIEKRDIKGYHGREILELLQNADDAYQKSINLNQKPASDLNIEISYIKGRLIISNTGTFFDEEGIKAIVQGNNSPKKGKYIGNKGTGFRSILNWADEVRIYSGEFAVQFSKDIAQKIFEKIKDKQQIQKQLGKEPSLYIPMLAVPENIEHDRPKDRTTIEISINSEKTKDDYSVEKQIDNLDLRILLFLPNVSKIAITTEHDNISYERIISNSQKYGEISSMDIELRKVINNKIDCIEQFKLFSRPLKIVLFIGIQ, from the coding sequence ATGAATACCGAATATATCATTACTCTTCGCAAGGAGTATATTGAGAACCATATTAAACAGCAAATTAGAGAAGAACTAATTTCTGAAAACAATATTGAAAAACGTGATATTAAGGGCTATCATGGTCGCGAAATATTAGAACTTCTACAAAACGCAGACGATGCCTATCAAAAGAGTATAAATTTAAATCAGAAACCCGCATCAGATCTTAATATTGAGATAAGCTATATCAAAGGTCGCTTAATTATTTCCAACACAGGAACATTTTTTGATGAAGAAGGCATTAAAGCGATTGTTCAAGGCAACAATAGTCCGAAAAAGGGGAAATATATTGGCAATAAAGGGACTGGTTTTAGGTCAATATTAAATTGGGCAGATGAGGTTAGAATTTACTCAGGAGAATTCGCCGTGCAATTTTCAAAGGATATCGCACAAAAGATTTTTGAAAAAATAAAAGACAAACAACAGATTCAAAAACAACTGGGAAAAGAGCCGTCCCTTTATATACCGATGTTAGCAGTCCCAGAAAATATTGAACATGACCGTCCTAAAGATCGTACAACTATTGAGATTAGTATAAATTCTGAAAAAACAAAGGATGATTACTCCGTTGAAAAACAAATAGACAACTTAGATCTACGCATTCTCTTATTCCTTCCTAATGTTTCAAAAATTGCTATTACAACAGAACATGACAATATTTCCTATGAAAGAATCATATCGAACAGCCAAAAGTATGGTGAAATATCTAGCATGGATATTGAACTTCGAAAAGTTATTAATAATAAGATTGATTGTATAGAACAATTCAAACTATTTAGTCGCCCCTTAAAAATAGTTTTATTTATTGGTATTCAGTAA
- a CDS encoding AAA family ATPase: protein MITYIKVDGFKSFQNFEMDFTPLTIIAGSNAAGKSNLFDVFRLLAALADTDKIQRAFRKQRGDLIELFTQYDDHSVAKEMSFVVEMLVNPTVTDTWGSTATLRYTRLRYELTLHRFTNNVGMEDIEVVHEYLDTIKHDKDKWIKIIPSRYAEIWRPKVVTGKRQIPYMYTAEYNGVNSIIVPQDGSQGKKRIYPLNNTTRTVLSSVDSVDFKHILAAREEMKSWRFLQLNPEVLRLPTSKTIGEDIIGPAGENLAAALYRIKQEDGYNMKEISRRLHSFLPNFVDVDVADDIENKQYVIVLHDIDGKEYSSRVLSEGTLRILALCILYMDNKHQGLLCFEEPENGIHPFRIKVMATLLKDLSTDFLDADMPLRQVIVNTHSTVFVSAIYKWLTSPLVSIDFARMVVRICSIDGNKKKLLATKIVPVPKDNPLQTKIPFSEQETKSTLQMMNEFMLFSDNESIH from the coding sequence ATGATTACGTATATTAAGGTGGATGGATTTAAATCCTTTCAAAACTTTGAAATGGATTTTACTCCGTTAACGATTATTGCAGGATCAAACGCTGCGGGGAAAAGTAATCTTTTTGATGTTTTCCGGTTATTGGCGGCTCTGGCTGATACGGATAAAATTCAGCGCGCTTTTCGCAAACAGCGTGGTGATTTGATAGAACTTTTTACGCAGTATGATGATCATTCTGTTGCAAAAGAAATGTCTTTTGTGGTTGAGATGTTAGTTAACCCAACTGTTACTGATACGTGGGGATCAACTGCAACATTACGTTATACAAGGCTCCGTTATGAATTGACCCTGCATCGTTTTACCAACAATGTGGGGATGGAGGATATTGAAGTCGTCCATGAATATTTGGATACCATAAAGCATGATAAGGATAAATGGATTAAGATTATTCCGTCAAGATATGCTGAAATATGGCGTCCCAAAGTAGTTACAGGTAAACGTCAAATACCGTATATGTATACAGCCGAGTATAATGGCGTTAATTCTATCATAGTTCCACAAGATGGTTCTCAGGGAAAAAAACGAATATATCCATTGAATAATACTACTAGGACAGTTTTAAGTAGTGTTGATTCGGTAGATTTTAAACATATCCTTGCTGCAAGAGAAGAAATGAAAAGCTGGCGTTTTTTGCAATTGAACCCGGAAGTTCTTCGCTTGCCTACAAGTAAAACTATTGGCGAAGATATTATAGGCCCTGCAGGAGAAAATCTGGCAGCAGCATTATATCGAATTAAGCAGGAGGATGGTTACAATATGAAAGAGATTTCACGTAGGTTACATTCTTTTCTTCCAAATTTTGTAGATGTTGATGTGGCCGATGATATTGAAAATAAGCAATATGTAATCGTCTTGCATGATATTGATGGGAAAGAATATTCATCACGTGTATTGTCTGAAGGAACGTTGCGTATTCTCGCATTGTGCATTTTATATATGGACAATAAGCATCAAGGTTTATTGTGCTTTGAGGAGCCAGAGAATGGAATTCATCCGTTTAGAATTAAAGTGATGGCAACCTTGCTAAAAGATTTATCCACAGATTTCTTAGATGCTGATATGCCTTTACGTCAGGTAATAGTGAATACACACTCCACTGTCTTTGTATCTGCAATATATAAATGGCTGACATCTCCGCTTGTTTCCATTGATTTTGCTCGGATGGTTGTTAGAATATGCTCTATTGATGGTAATAAAAAGAAGTTGTTGGCGACTAAAATTGTTCCCGTGCCTAAAGACAATCCATTACAAACAAAAATTCCCTTCTCAGAGCAGGAAACAAAATCAACCTTGCAAATGATGAACGAATTTATGTTGTTTAGTGATAATGAATCAATCCATTAA
- a CDS encoding DUF4276 family protein encodes MLKMIAQIFIGLATEGPTDIRFFESIVRRTFQDIALKECRTDVDIDIQRLKTKKTGLSFSEYVIQASCDGVKEFGMMALAIHTDADRETYDDRKRYNIYPAQSELDRKGDDYCKILTPVIPVRMMEAWMLADKDLLKAEIGTRKSDNDLGIDRDPEVIADPKSVIEEAIRVAQSDLPRRRQRLTISDLYEIIGDKISIDKLLLLNSYRRFQEEVRSTYRALNYM; translated from the coding sequence GTGTTAAAAATGATTGCGCAAATTTTTATAGGATTAGCAACCGAAGGGCCTACTGATATTCGTTTTTTTGAGAGTATTGTACGTCGTACGTTTCAAGATATTGCATTGAAAGAATGTCGGACTGACGTAGATATTGATATACAAAGATTAAAAACGAAAAAAACAGGTTTGTCTTTTAGTGAATATGTGATACAGGCTTCATGTGATGGTGTCAAAGAATTTGGTATGATGGCTTTGGCGATTCATACAGATGCTGATAGAGAAACATATGATGATAGAAAAAGATATAATATATATCCAGCGCAATCTGAATTGGATAGGAAAGGGGATGATTATTGTAAAATACTAACCCCTGTTATTCCTGTACGAATGATGGAGGCTTGGATGTTAGCAGATAAAGATTTGTTAAAAGCTGAAATTGGAACACGAAAATCTGATAATGATTTAGGTATTGATAGAGATCCTGAAGTGATAGCAGATCCAAAGTCTGTTATTGAAGAGGCTATTAGAGTTGCACAGTCTGATCTCCCCAGACGTCGTCAGCGTTTAACAATTTCGGACTTATATGAAATTATTGGAGATAAAATAAGTATAGATAAGTTATTGTTATTAAATTCGTATCGGAGGTTTCAAGAGGAGGTGCGTAGTACATATCGAGCGTTGAATTATATGTAA
- a CDS encoding IS4 family transposase, whose amino-acid sequence MNKGKTIFAQIMSLINEYEFKKCVDRYKGDRHAIKFNCRDQFMVMSFAQFTDRAGLRDIETTLNLCGDLYRSGIKAIPRSTLAEANEKKDWRIYQDFAMTLVKEATMLYKDEKLRIGLEEMIYAFDSSTIELCLKLCPWAEFHHGKGAFKIHTLMDLRGSIPTFVMLTPGKVNDARMMDKIPVEAGAFYLMDRGYVAFEKLYKHFQQKGACFVTRAKDNMSYEVIESRPVNKDSGVLSDETIRLAGYYSTRKYPDTLRLVVYEDFETGRSYRFLTNNFAIDDPLTIAELYHERWQIELFFKWIKQHLHIRTFYGTSKNAVYTQIWIAICDYLLLIIAKKRYGLDPSLHSISNSIGQVLFQRADIREIYNQPTTPVSVPEAGSVEQPTLW is encoded by the coding sequence ATGAACAAAGGAAAAACAATCTTCGCTCAGATTATGTCTCTCATTAACGAATACGAGTTCAAGAAATGTGTCGACCGCTACAAAGGAGACCGGCATGCTATCAAATTCAATTGTCGTGACCAGTTCATGGTGATGAGTTTTGCACAGTTCACTGACAGAGCTGGTTTGAGAGATATAGAGACTACACTTAACCTCTGCGGCGACCTCTATCGCTCCGGAATCAAGGCAATACCTCGATCCACGCTTGCGGAGGCCAACGAGAAGAAGGATTGGCGTATATATCAAGACTTTGCGATGACTTTGGTAAAGGAAGCCACGATGCTTTACAAGGATGAAAAGCTGCGAATTGGTCTTGAGGAGATGATATATGCGTTTGACAGCAGTACCATTGAACTGTGTCTTAAGTTGTGTCCATGGGCCGAGTTTCATCATGGTAAGGGCGCGTTCAAGATACATACACTGATGGATCTGCGAGGCTCGATTCCCACATTTGTCATGCTCACGCCAGGCAAGGTTAACGATGCCAGGATGATGGACAAGATTCCTGTTGAAGCAGGTGCTTTCTACCTGATGGATAGGGGATATGTTGCCTTTGAGAAACTTTACAAGCATTTCCAGCAAAAGGGCGCCTGCTTTGTTACACGCGCCAAGGATAATATGTCTTATGAGGTTATTGAGTCCAGACCTGTCAACAAAGACTCGGGCGTTCTTTCGGATGAGACTATCAGACTTGCTGGATATTACTCTACCAGAAAGTATCCAGACACATTGAGACTTGTTGTATATGAAGACTTTGAGACTGGAAGATCATATCGATTTCTGACCAACAACTTTGCGATTGACGATCCGCTGACTATTGCGGAACTCTACCATGAACGCTGGCAGATAGAACTGTTCTTCAAATGGATCAAGCAGCATCTTCACATCAGGACTTTCTACGGCACTTCCAAGAACGCCGTGTACACGCAGATATGGATAGCCATTTGTGACTATCTGCTGCTCATCATTGCGAAGAAGCGATACGGGTTGGATCCAAGTCTTCATTCTATCTCTAACTCAATCGGACAAGTCCTCTTCCAGAGGGCGGATATCCGTGAAATTTATAATCAGCCGACAACTCCCGTTAGTGTTCCGGAGGCGGGTTCTGTCGAGCAACCTACTTTATGGTAA
- a CDS encoding helix-turn-helix transcriptional regulator — MRPLREKLEQGALQTEWSGWFRTVLHAFGQVDVMRPDTWNVLAPLAEPVAAVRWLVDQIRRCNTLPPELPREEARFYLLAAFCPDNRALGFLIDTYRHYYRTRNRLGVLSCVRIVATVNGEGYPHLNFLYNLMMGTVLREYRHPGSASRKNPDSTFLTDKDFRTLGRLLPDFHPFEFRDRLQALQHQVTGNTTSEELARACCMSGSAFRKRFKQEFDIPVSEWLREQRKERIMRMLLDTDLPLWQVAESNGFNMPSTFSDYCRRNFGRTPGQMRKKSESVKES; from the coding sequence ATGAGGCCGTTGAGAGAAAAACTTGAGCAGGGTGCCCTGCAAACGGAATGGAGTGGCTGGTTCCGGACCGTTCTGCATGCGTTCGGACAGGTCGATGTGATGCGCCCCGATACCTGGAATGTGCTTGCGCCGTTGGCTGAACCTGTTGCGGCCGTACGCTGGCTGGTTGACCAGATCCGACGTTGCAATACGCTGCCTCCGGAACTGCCGCGCGAAGAGGCCAGATTCTATCTGCTGGCGGCCTTTTGTCCCGATAATCGGGCCCTCGGATTCCTTATTGATACCTATCGGCACTATTACCGCACCCGCAACCGGCTGGGGGTATTGTCTTGTGTCAGAATCGTAGCGACGGTGAACGGTGAAGGGTATCCCCACTTGAATTTTCTGTATAATTTGATGATGGGCACCGTGCTCCGTGAATACCGGCATCCTGGATCGGCTTCCAGGAAGAACCCGGATTCAACGTTTCTCACGGACAAGGATTTTCGGACTCTCGGCCGACTGCTTCCGGATTTCCATCCGTTCGAATTCCGGGATCGGCTGCAGGCCTTGCAACATCAAGTGACGGGAAACACGACCAGCGAAGAGTTGGCCAGGGCCTGTTGCATGTCTGGATCCGCCTTTCGCAAGCGGTTCAAGCAGGAGTTTGACATCCCGGTCTCGGAATGGTTGCGTGAGCAGCGGAAGGAGCGGATCATGCGTATGTTGCTCGATACGGACCTCCCGCTTTGGCAGGTGGCCGAAAGCAACGGGTTCAATATGCCGTCCACTTTCTCGGATTATTGTCGACGGAATTTTGGTCGCACACCCGGTCAAATGCGAAAGAAGAGTGAATCTGTGAAAGAATCTTAA
- a CDS encoding LemA family protein, with protein MTSTGMILIISAAVVAVLIIIWGIVTNNNLIAKRNSVKQCRSGICVALKQRNDLIPNLVASVKAYMVHEEHLLTTITQLRTRTVAAPEDEQIRDGGELSTLLGRLNVAVENYPELKANTQFLHLQGQIEEVENELQAIRRTYNAAVTDYNNAIEMFPSSLIASWGHHTQEELIEIPESEKQPVSVAELFRS; from the coding sequence ATGACATCGACCGGAATGATCCTGATAATCAGCGCGGCAGTTGTCGCCGTGCTGATTATCATATGGGGCATTGTAACCAACAATAACCTCATTGCCAAACGTAACAGTGTCAAACAGTGCCGGAGCGGCATCTGCGTGGCGCTGAAGCAGCGCAACGATCTGATCCCGAATCTCGTTGCATCGGTCAAGGCCTACATGGTCCACGAGGAGCATCTTCTGACGACCATCACCCAACTGCGCACACGCACGGTCGCGGCCCCGGAGGACGAGCAGATCCGCGATGGTGGTGAGCTCTCCACGCTGCTCGGCCGGTTGAACGTCGCTGTCGAAAACTATCCTGAACTGAAGGCTAACACGCAGTTCCTCCACCTGCAGGGACAGATCGAAGAGGTGGAGAACGAGCTGCAGGCCATTCGCCGTACCTACAACGCCGCCGTCACGGATTACAACAACGCGATCGAAATGTTCCCCTCGTCGCTCATCGCCTCTTGGGGACATCATACGCAGGAAGAACTGATTGAGATTCCCGAAAGTGAAAAACAACCGGTTTCGGTTGCCGAACTCTTCCGCTCATGA
- a CDS encoding DUF3137 domain-containing protein codes for MNAQTPDFKELTGRMRRELTRVTRLRRVVRVLLVIVYLATLLWFVFCLFGNYLLASADYTTYVHTSQYILYGFILFCVLHFAFMRGLQSLGEREGSLMGRIVGELFPEARFNPAGAVNREALAASRLFSESTSLSGLETTSYGRIEIPVGEEVMSVCDVGITSLQGRDLAANPLSMLYRSLVRPIFGSRVESTMHSFRGMFGYCRTERKFRGYVLLLPDHLENKVGYLAQSIQRIRQKNGAKFVHLEDPEFESLFAVYADDEVEARMVLTPAMMRRLSELRRSFNRDLMISFRGDTLYFASETPDGFLRPGRRSLGDERLLEQFWREIAFCRTVEAEMK; via the coding sequence ATGAATGCCCAGACACCCGATTTCAAGGAGCTCACCGGCAGGATGCGCCGGGAGTTGACACGCGTCACACGACTGCGACGGGTAGTGAGGGTGCTGCTCGTGATCGTCTACTTGGCGACGCTGCTGTGGTTCGTATTCTGTCTCTTCGGAAACTACCTGCTCGCCTCGGCCGATTATACGACCTACGTACACACCAGTCAATACATCCTATACGGATTCATCCTCTTCTGCGTGCTGCACTTCGCCTTCATGCGTGGGCTCCAATCACTTGGCGAGCGGGAAGGATCCCTGATGGGGCGCATCGTCGGAGAGCTCTTCCCCGAAGCGCGGTTCAATCCGGCCGGAGCGGTCAATCGCGAGGCGCTGGCCGCAAGCCGACTCTTCAGCGAATCCACCTCACTCTCCGGACTCGAAACCACCTCCTACGGACGGATAGAGATTCCCGTCGGCGAAGAAGTGATGTCGGTCTGCGATGTAGGAATCACCTCACTGCAGGGGCGCGACCTTGCGGCCAATCCACTCTCGATGCTCTATCGCTCACTCGTGCGGCCGATCTTCGGGTCACGCGTCGAAAGCACGATGCACTCGTTCCGCGGGATGTTCGGCTACTGCCGTACGGAGCGTAAATTCCGGGGCTATGTTCTGCTGTTGCCAGACCACCTGGAAAACAAGGTCGGCTATCTGGCGCAGTCCATCCAGCGCATCCGTCAGAAGAACGGCGCAAAGTTCGTCCACCTGGAGGATCCCGAGTTCGAAAGTCTCTTTGCGGTCTACGCCGACGACGAGGTCGAGGCCCGTATGGTACTGACCCCCGCTATGATGCGCCGCTTGTCGGAACTGCGACGGTCGTTCAACCGCGATCTGATGATCTCCTTCCGGGGCGATACCCTCTATTTCGCCTCCGAAACGCCGGACGGATTCCTTCGCCCGGGACGACGGTCGCTCGGCGACGAACGTCTGTTGGAGCAGTTCTGGCGTGAAATTGCATTCTGCCGCACCGTGGAGGCCGAAATGAAATAG
- a CDS encoding trypsin-like peptidase domain-containing protein yields the protein MEQNIYSVIFKVTHAGGSGSCFYLKDKNLFVTNYHVVEGFHTVAVHDNNRNPYLARVVLVNPTLDIALLAVDHDFSELPMLNLAENDSLAISNKIRVAGYPYGMPFTVTEGTVSSPKQLMNGQYYIQTDAAVNPGNSGGPIINEKNEVVGITVSKFTNSDADNMGFGIRVETLHKLFDSLGELDRDCFQVQCESCDELISDEEEFCPSCGEKLPEGVFEERQLSPLSEFCEAAIEKMGINPVLARDGNEAWLFHKGSSEIRMFVYDRTYLFAVSPINLLPKKDVEKVLDYMLDTDFYPYKMGIEGRQIYLCYRIHLADISEESEERIQQNLVQLAEKADELDNMMVECFGCEFSAYSKQENDA from the coding sequence ATGGAACAGAACATTTATAGCGTCATATTCAAGGTAACGCACGCCGGAGGCTCGGGCAGTTGCTTCTACCTCAAGGACAAGAATCTTTTCGTCACGAACTACCACGTCGTCGAGGGGTTCCACACCGTAGCTGTCCACGACAACAACCGCAATCCCTATCTGGCTCGGGTCGTGCTCGTCAACCCGACACTCGACATTGCCCTGTTGGCCGTCGACCACGATTTCTCGGAGCTTCCGATGCTGAATCTGGCCGAAAATGATTCGCTGGCCATCAGCAACAAGATCCGGGTGGCGGGCTATCCCTACGGCATGCCCTTCACCGTCACCGAGGGAACCGTCTCTTCGCCCAAGCAGCTGATGAACGGTCAGTATTACATCCAGACCGATGCCGCGGTGAACCCCGGAAACTCCGGAGGCCCGATCATCAACGAGAAGAACGAGGTGGTCGGTATCACCGTCAGCAAGTTCACCAACTCCGATGCCGACAATATGGGATTCGGTATCCGCGTCGAAACGCTGCACAAACTCTTCGATTCGCTCGGCGAACTGGATCGCGACTGCTTCCAGGTACAGTGCGAAAGCTGCGACGAGTTGATCTCCGACGAAGAGGAGTTCTGCCCCTCGTGCGGCGAGAAGCTCCCCGAAGGGGTCTTCGAGGAGCGGCAGCTTTCGCCCCTGAGCGAGTTCTGCGAGGCGGCCATCGAGAAGATGGGCATCAACCCCGTTCTGGCTCGCGACGGCAACGAGGCGTGGCTGTTCCACAAGGGAAGCTCCGAAATCCGCATGTTCGTCTACGACCGCACCTATCTCTTCGCGGTCTCGCCGATCAACCTCCTGCCCAAGAAGGATGTGGAAAAGGTGTTGGACTACATGCTCGATACGGATTTCTATCCCTACAAGATGGGTATCGAGGGGCGCCAGATCTATTTGTGCTACCGCATTCATCTGGCCGACATCTCGGAGGAGTCCGAGGAGCGGATCCAGCAGAACCTCGTTCAGCTGGCAGAAAAGGCCGACGAACTGGACAACATGATGGTCGAGTGCTTCGGCTGCGAATTCTCGGCCTACTCGAAACAGGAAAACGACGCGTAA
- a CDS encoding DUF2625 domain-containing protein, whose protein sequence is MKTLETLIDTQDPGWPVIQEWMAEAKNRYRILPKTSQRANQELLNAQVTTRSIMGAVIYETGGILINEGWIRVLGSGSQELDRGIMSWNKGKSFQNYGDRPAFLLVADDVVGGYFAINAGALGPDMGTIHYLAPDTLQWENLEVGYSDFLYWLLTGPIDTFYETFNWKNRDRDLEQVDGNHTISFVPFLWTSEGHDLEQTDKRIIPVEEHYALTLELQKQLLK, encoded by the coding sequence ATGAAAACGTTAGAAACCTTAATCGATACACAAGACCCGGGATGGCCTGTCATCCAGGAGTGGATGGCTGAAGCGAAAAACAGGTATCGGATTTTACCGAAAACTTCACAGCGAGCAAACCAGGAACTCTTGAATGCACAAGTGACCACACGGTCCATTATGGGAGCTGTTATCTACGAAACGGGAGGTATTCTCATCAACGAGGGATGGATTCGGGTTTTGGGTTCCGGCTCTCAGGAACTCGACCGTGGCATCATGTCCTGGAATAAAGGTAAAAGTTTCCAAAACTATGGCGACCGACCTGCTTTCTTGTTGGTTGCCGATGATGTTGTCGGAGGGTATTTTGCCATCAATGCCGGGGCTTTGGGGCCAGATATGGGAACCATTCACTATTTGGCGCCAGACACACTACAATGGGAAAATCTGGAGGTCGGATACTCCGATTTTCTGTATTGGTTGCTGACAGGTCCCATCGACACCTTTTACGAAACCTTTAACTGGAAAAATCGAGATCGTGATCTTGAACAAGTCGATGGAAATCACACCATCTCTTTTGTGCCGTTTTTATGGACGAGTGAGGGGCATGATCTGGAACAAACTGACAAACGAATCATTCCCGTAGAAGAGCATTATGCTCTCACATTAGAGTTACAAAAACAACTTTTGAAATAA